The window GCACCTACAAAAGCGGGTAAAAAGGAGTGGTGTATATTAATAACCTTGTTTGGATATTGACTAATAATTTTACTAGATACAATTTGCATGTAACGTGCTAAAACAATAAAATTAATGCCATGTTTTTTACACAATTCTAACTGTTGGTCTTCCGCCTGCGCTTTAGTGTCTTTAGTGACTGGGATGTGGTAAAACGGAATATTAAAACTGTCTGCAATAGGTCTTAAGGTATTGTGATTACTAATTATAAACGGAATGTCTACTTCTAATTCTCCAGAATTATAACGTCCTAAAATATCGTATAAGCAATGGTCATATTTGGATACGAATAAGGCCATTTTAGGTTTATTTGCAGAAGAGTAAATGCGCCATTTCATAGTAAATTGGTCAGCGAGATTGGTTTTGAAGCTGACTTTAAATGCTTCGATTTCAAACGTATCAGTTTCAAATTCGCTTTCTAAACGCATAAAAAAGATATCTTGTTCTCTATCGACATGTTGATCTATATAAATAATGTTTCCTTTGTTATTGACTATAAAATTGGTAACACTTGCAATAATCCCTGATTGGTCATTACAGTTTATAAGTATGGTTATTTTTTTCATTTACAATAGGTATTGACGACTAAATTAGTCTAAAAAAGCATGGTTACTTTTTTTGTTTTTAAGTTTTATATAATTACAGATTATAGAGCAATATTTTTGAATATTCCGTAAATTGCAAGTCTAAAACAGATTATATTCTAAGAATGACACAAGCAACACCGTACAAACCAAAGTATAAAGTAAGAATTGTTACTGCAGCAGCCTTATTTGATGGTCATGATGCATCCATTAATATCATGCGTCGTATTATTCAATCTACAGGAGTAGAGGTCATACATTTAGGTCACGACAGAAGTGTAGATGAGGTTGTAAATACAGCGATTCAA is drawn from Psychroserpens sp. NJDZ02 and contains these coding sequences:
- the purU gene encoding formyltetrahydrofolate deformylase, which produces MKKITILINCNDQSGIIASVTNFIVNNKGNIIYIDQHVDREQDIFFMRLESEFETDTFEIEAFKVSFKTNLADQFTMKWRIYSSANKPKMALFVSKYDHCLYDILGRYNSGELEVDIPFIISNHNTLRPIADSFNIPFYHIPVTKDTKAQAEDQQLELCKKHGINFIVLARYMQIVSSKIISQYPNKVINIHHSFLPAFVGAKPYHSAYKRGVKIIGATSHYVTEALDAGPIIEQDVTRVSHTHDITDLIAKGRDLEKIVLANAIKLHIKRKVMVFNNKTVIFS